A single genomic interval of Methylobacterium bullatum harbors:
- the dgt gene encoding Deoxyguanosinetriphosphate triphosphohydrolase-like protein translates to MRHRGERWRARYATDPAATRGRLIPEAISPTRSDFQRDRDRIIHSAAFRRLKHKTQVFVHHEGDHYRTRLTHTLEVSQIARALARALGLDEDLAEALALSHDLGHTCFGHTGEDALDALMAAHGGFDHNAQALRIVTRLERRYAGFDGLNLAWETLEGLVKHNGPLLTKEGDPTQRWAGRGIPAAILEYNTQNDLDLARFAGPEAQAAALADDIAYDSHDLDDGLRAGLFELSDLDGVPFLRDILDEIDALHPNLEESRKIHELARRVITRFVEDVIAESTQRIEALAPASVADIRAADEAVVSFSPALEEADAAIKRFLYARMYRHPSVLAVRAKADIIVADLFDAFSTNPACMPEEWRAGLEAAGEGRIARRVADYIAGMTDTYAVLAHKRLFPTTPDLHWSPESRGLPLAEG, encoded by the coding sequence GTGCGGCACAGGGGCGAACGCTGGCGGGCGCGCTACGCCACCGATCCGGCGGCCACGCGCGGGCGGCTGATCCCGGAGGCGATCTCGCCCACGCGCAGCGACTTCCAGCGCGACCGCGACCGGATCATCCATTCGGCCGCCTTCCGCCGCCTCAAGCACAAGACCCAGGTCTTCGTCCACCACGAGGGCGACCATTACCGCACCCGCCTGACCCACACCCTCGAAGTCAGCCAGATCGCCCGTGCGCTGGCCCGCGCGCTCGGCCTCGACGAGGATCTCGCGGAGGCGCTGGCGCTCTCCCACGACCTCGGCCACACCTGTTTCGGCCATACCGGCGAGGACGCGCTCGACGCCCTGATGGCCGCTCACGGCGGGTTCGACCACAATGCCCAGGCCCTGCGGATCGTGACCCGGCTCGAGCGGCGCTATGCCGGGTTCGACGGGCTCAACCTCGCCTGGGAGACATTGGAGGGCCTCGTCAAGCACAACGGCCCGCTCCTCACGAAGGAGGGCGACCCGACCCAGCGCTGGGCGGGACGGGGCATTCCCGCCGCGATCCTCGAATACAACACGCAGAACGATCTCGACCTCGCCCGTTTCGCCGGGCCGGAGGCACAGGCGGCGGCTCTGGCCGACGACATCGCCTATGACAGCCACGACCTCGACGACGGTCTTCGGGCAGGCTTGTTCGAACTGTCGGATCTCGACGGCGTCCCGTTCCTCCGGGACATCCTCGACGAGATCGACGCGCTGCACCCGAATCTCGAGGAATCGCGAAAGATCCACGAGCTGGCGCGGCGCGTGATCACCCGCTTTGTGGAGGACGTGATCGCCGAGAGCACCCAGCGGATCGAGGCCCTGGCACCGGCCTCCGTCGCCGATATCCGCGCGGCCGACGAGGCGGTGGTCTCCTTCTCGCCGGCCCTGGAGGAGGCGGATGCCGCGATCAAGCGCTTCCTCTACGCGCGGATGTACCGCCATCCGAGCGTGCTGGCGGTGCGAGCGAAGGCGGACATCATCGTCGCGGACCTGTTCGACGCCTTCAGCACGAACCCTGCCTGCATGCCCGAGGAATGGCGGGCCGGGCTCGAGGCGGCGGGGGAGGGGCGCATCGCGCGCCGGGTGGCCGACTATATCGCGGGCATGACCGACACCTACGCGGTGCTCGCCCACAAGCGCCTGTTTCCCACAACGCCGGACCTGCACTGGAGCCCCGAGAGCCGGGGCCTGCCGCTGGCGGAGGGGTAG
- the erpA gene encoding Iron-sulfur cluster insertion protein ErpA, which yields MADITLTPRAAKRINEIMGAEPPGASLRISVNGGGCSGFSYAFDIERARAEDDVVIERDGATVLVDPVSLEYMSGSTIDFANDLIGQAFKIENPQVTSSCGCGTSFSL from the coding sequence ATGGCCGACATCACCCTGACCCCCCGCGCGGCCAAGCGCATCAACGAGATCATGGGAGCCGAGCCTCCCGGCGCGTCCTTGCGGATCAGCGTGAACGGCGGCGGATGCTCGGGCTTCTCCTACGCCTTCGACATCGAGCGGGCGCGGGCCGAGGACGACGTGGTGATCGAGCGGGACGGCGCCACCGTCCTCGTCGATCCGGTTTCCCTCGAATACATGAGCGGATCGACCATCGATTTCGCCAACGACCTGATCGGCCAGGCCTTCAAGATCGAGAATCCGCAGGTCACCTCCTCCTGCGGCTGCGGCACCTCGTTCTCGCTCTGA
- the rnd_2 gene encoding Ribonuclease D gives MDLIATTPALAEACSRFAGQPFVTVDTEFMRETTYYPKLCLIQMAGPDGSGVLVDPLSPDIDLAPFFALMADEGVVKVFHSARQDLEIIWLLGGLLPQPFFDTQVAAMVCGYGDSVSYEQLVNDVAKAKIDKSSRFTDWSRRPLSDAQSSYALSDVTHLVKVYEVLAGQLLSTDRGEWLDEEMSVLTSPETYKADPAQAWRRLSGRMRKPREIAVLAEVAAWREREAQTRNVPRGRILKDEAVIDIATSAPRSVEALGRLRSIPAGFERSRTGADILAAVERGFQRDLSDIVLPERSRGRGGNGAVVELLKVLLKAVCEAEDVAPKIVATMDDLEAIAEDDEADIAVLHGWRRTLFGEKALALKAGRLALSAENGRIVVRELD, from the coding sequence ATGGATCTCATCGCCACCACGCCGGCCCTCGCCGAGGCCTGCAGCCGTTTCGCCGGACAGCCGTTCGTCACCGTCGACACGGAGTTCATGCGGGAGACGACCTACTACCCCAAGCTCTGCCTCATCCAGATGGCGGGGCCGGACGGGTCGGGGGTACTCGTCGACCCGTTGTCCCCCGACATCGACCTCGCGCCGTTCTTCGCGCTGATGGCCGACGAGGGCGTGGTCAAGGTGTTCCATTCGGCGCGGCAGGATCTCGAGATCATCTGGCTGCTCGGCGGGCTTCTGCCGCAGCCGTTCTTCGATACGCAGGTCGCCGCCATGGTGTGCGGCTACGGCGATTCGGTCTCCTACGAGCAACTCGTCAACGACGTTGCCAAGGCCAAGATCGACAAATCCTCCCGCTTCACCGACTGGTCGCGCCGTCCGCTCTCCGACGCCCAGTCGAGCTACGCCCTCTCCGACGTGACCCACCTGGTGAAGGTCTACGAGGTGCTGGCGGGGCAGCTCCTCTCCACCGATCGCGGCGAATGGCTCGACGAGGAAATGAGCGTCCTCACCTCGCCGGAGACCTACAAGGCCGATCCGGCCCAGGCCTGGCGCCGGTTGTCCGGCCGCATGCGCAAGCCGCGCGAGATCGCGGTTCTGGCCGAGGTCGCCGCCTGGCGCGAGCGCGAGGCGCAGACCCGCAACGTCCCGCGCGGGCGCATCCTCAAGGACGAGGCGGTGATCGACATCGCCACTTCCGCTCCGCGCAGCGTCGAGGCCCTGGGGCGCCTGCGCTCGATCCCGGCGGGCTTCGAGCGTTCGCGCACCGGAGCCGACATCCTCGCCGCCGTGGAGCGTGGCTTCCAGCGCGACCTGTCCGACATCGTCCTGCCCGAGCGCAGCCGGGGCCGGGGCGGCAACGGCGCCGTGGTGGAATTGCTGAAGGTGCTGCTCAAGGCGGTCTGCGAGGCGGAAGACGTGGCGCCCAAGATCGTCGCCACGATGGATGACCTCGAAGCCATCGCCGAAGACGACGAGGCCGACATCGCCGTCCTGCACGGCTGGCGCCGGACGCTGTTCGGCGAGAAGGCGCTCGCCCTCAAGGCCGGCCGCCTCGCCCTGTCGGCCGAAAATGGCCGGATCGTGGTGCGCGAACTGGACTGA
- the aspS gene encoding Aspartate--tRNA(Asp/Asn) ligase, whose translation MHRYRTHTCGALRPSDVGETVRLSGWCHRIRDHGGVLFIDLRDHYGRTQCVVDSDSKAFKTANLARSEWVIRIDGRVRTRPAGTENADLPTGTVEVYIDDIEVLGPAGELPVPVFGDQEYPEETRLKYRFLDLRRDKLHANIMKRGAIIDSLRRRMREGGFFEFQTPILTASSPEGARDYLVPSRVHPGKFYALPQAPQQFKQLTMIAGFDRYFQIAPCFRDEDARADRSPGEFYQLDIEMSFVTQEDVFQSVEPVLRDVFKEFAEGKRVTEAFPRIPYAEAMLKYGVDKPDLRNPLIIADVTDEFARDEVEFKAFKGVIKSGGVVRAIPATGAATQPRSFFDKLNDFARAEGAPGLGYIIFEDDNGTVTGKGPIAKFIPSEIQSLIREKTGTKAGDAVFFSAGTEAKAAALAGKARIRIADELNLSDKDQYAFCWITDFPMYEWNEDEKRIDFSHNPFSMPNFDREEFLALDPSEAEKILGIKAFQYDIVCNGTELSSGAIRNHRPEVMEKAFGLAGYGQEVLEEKFGGMLNALKLGAPPHGGIAPGIDRIVMLLCGEQNLREVVLFPMNQRAEDLMMGAPAEATPKQLRELHIRLNLPEKQG comes from the coding sequence ATGCACCGTTATCGTACCCATACCTGCGGGGCGCTCCGCCCGTCCGACGTCGGCGAGACCGTTCGCCTTTCCGGCTGGTGCCATCGCATCCGCGATCATGGCGGCGTGCTCTTCATCGATCTGCGCGACCATTATGGCCGCACGCAATGCGTGGTCGATTCCGATTCGAAGGCGTTCAAGACAGCCAACCTCGCCCGCTCGGAATGGGTGATCCGCATCGACGGGCGCGTGCGCACGCGCCCCGCCGGTACCGAGAATGCCGACCTGCCCACCGGCACGGTGGAGGTCTATATCGACGACATCGAGGTTCTCGGCCCCGCCGGCGAGTTGCCGGTGCCGGTCTTCGGCGACCAGGAATACCCGGAGGAGACGCGGCTCAAGTACCGCTTCCTCGATCTGCGCCGTGACAAGCTGCACGCCAACATCATGAAGCGCGGCGCGATCATCGATTCGCTCCGCCGCCGCATGCGCGAGGGCGGCTTCTTCGAGTTCCAAACGCCGATCCTCACCGCCTCCAGCCCGGAAGGGGCGCGTGACTACCTGGTGCCGTCCCGCGTGCACCCCGGCAAGTTCTACGCGCTGCCGCAGGCGCCGCAGCAGTTCAAGCAGCTGACGATGATCGCCGGCTTCGACCGCTACTTCCAGATCGCGCCGTGTTTTCGCGACGAGGATGCTCGCGCCGACCGCTCGCCGGGCGAGTTCTACCAGCTCGACATCGAGATGAGCTTCGTTACCCAGGAGGACGTGTTCCAGTCGGTGGAGCCGGTCCTGCGCGACGTCTTCAAGGAATTCGCCGAGGGCAAGCGCGTCACCGAGGCCTTCCCGCGCATCCCCTATGCCGAGGCGATGCTGAAATACGGCGTCGACAAGCCGGATCTGCGAAACCCGCTGATCATCGCCGACGTGACGGACGAGTTCGCCCGCGACGAGGTCGAGTTCAAGGCGTTCAAGGGGGTGATCAAGTCCGGCGGCGTGGTCCGCGCCATTCCGGCCACGGGGGCGGCCACCCAGCCGCGCTCGTTCTTCGACAAGCTCAACGACTTCGCCCGCGCCGAGGGCGCGCCTGGCCTCGGCTACATCATCTTCGAAGACGACAACGGCACGGTCACCGGCAAGGGCCCGATCGCCAAGTTCATCCCTTCGGAGATCCAGTCCCTCATCCGCGAGAAGACCGGCACGAAGGCCGGCGATGCGGTGTTCTTCTCCGCCGGCACCGAGGCCAAGGCCGCGGCTCTGGCCGGCAAGGCCCGCATCCGCATCGCGGACGAACTGAACCTCTCCGACAAGGACCAGTACGCGTTCTGCTGGATCACCGATTTCCCGATGTACGAATGGAACGAGGACGAGAAGCGGATCGACTTCTCCCACAACCCGTTCTCGATGCCGAACTTCGACCGCGAGGAGTTCCTCGCTCTCGATCCGAGCGAAGCCGAGAAGATTCTCGGCATCAAGGCGTTCCAGTACGACATCGTCTGCAACGGTACGGAGTTGTCCTCCGGCGCGATCCGTAACCACCGCCCCGAGGTGATGGAGAAGGCCTTCGGTCTGGCCGGTTACGGCCAGGAGGTGCTGGAGGAGAAGTTCGGCGGCATGCTCAACGCGCTGAAGCTCGGCGCTCCGCCGCACGGCGGCATCGCACCGGGAATCGACCGCATCGTCATGCTTCTCTGCGGCGAGCAGAACCTGCGCGAGGTGGTGCTGTTCCCGATGAACCAGCGCGCCGAGGACCTGATGATGGGCGCCCCCGCCGAGGCGACGCCGAAGCAGCTGCGCGAGCTCCACATCCGCCTCAACCTGCCGGAGAAGCAGGGCTAA
- the wbbL gene encoding N-acetylglucosaminyl-diphospho-decaprenol L-rhamnosyltransferase — protein MPSLVAIVVAHDSAHALPSCLAALAAEHVPAVVVDNASRDGSASVAEAAGARVVRNTRNEGYGRANTIGIRAAERAERVLILNPDIVLRAGAVDALLRAAAAYPDAGLLAPRLMEPDGRFFYQPRSLLAPYLTNPSGYRAFPEGDVCAPFLSGACLMIRRDLFLDLGGFDPNIFLFYEDDDLCRRVADAGHSLVHVHGAVALHGRGRSSKPEPGRVFRTRWHQAWSRAYVSAKYGLADPSRKTLAVNAAKAALAGLAYRRADLERYAGSAAGALAALRGRTALAREGLLGEGLLREGLDERTG, from the coding sequence ATGCCCTCCCTCGTCGCCATCGTCGTCGCCCATGACAGCGCCCATGCGCTTCCCTCGTGCCTGGCGGCCCTGGCGGCGGAGCATGTGCCCGCCGTCGTGGTCGACAATGCGAGCCGCGACGGGTCGGCGAGCGTCGCCGAGGCGGCCGGCGCCAGGGTGGTGCGCAATACCCGCAACGAGGGCTACGGCCGGGCCAACACCATCGGGATCCGCGCCGCCGAGCGTGCGGAGCGCGTGCTCATCCTCAACCCGGACATCGTGCTGCGGGCCGGCGCGGTCGATGCGCTGCTGCGCGCGGCTGCCGCCTATCCGGATGCGGGTCTGCTCGCGCCGCGCCTGATGGAGCCGGACGGGCGGTTCTTCTACCAGCCACGCTCGCTGCTGGCGCCCTACCTCACCAACCCGTCTGGCTATCGCGCTTTCCCCGAGGGCGATGTGTGCGCGCCCTTCCTGTCGGGGGCCTGCCTGATGATCCGGCGCGACCTGTTTCTCGACCTCGGCGGGTTCGACCCGAACATCTTCCTGTTCTACGAGGATGACGATCTCTGCCGCCGGGTGGCGGATGCCGGCCATTCCCTGGTCCATGTCCATGGGGCGGTCGCCCTGCATGGACGGGGGCGGTCGTCGAAGCCCGAGCCCGGCCGGGTCTTCCGCACCCGCTGGCACCAGGCGTGGTCGCGGGCCTATGTCAGTGCCAAGTACGGCCTCGCCGACCCGAGCCGGAAGACGCTGGCGGTCAACGCGGCCAAGGCGGCGCTGGCTGGCCTCGCCTACCGGCGCGCCGATCTGGAGCGCTATGCTGGCTCGGCGGCCGGTGCCCTTGCCGCCTTGCGTGGCCGGACCGCCCTCGCGCGGGAAGGCCTGCTGGGGGAAGGCCTCCTGAGGGAAGGCTTGGACGAGCGGACAGGCTGA
- the cat gene encoding Chloramphenicol acetyltransferase — translation MKTLLHRLRSGRNPHNETRLHLAKMVKTHGFSIGSYSYGRPKVRFPEAGRHLTIGRYCSIADRVEILLGGGHRLDWVTTYPFAAMAGLWPGVEAPADYHSSRGDVTIGNDVWLGSGCMILSGVTIGHGAVVGAHAVVSRDVPPYAIVAGNPARVIRHRFDPEHVAALLDTAWWDLPPEAVRALVPLLQSDRIGDLIAAARTARAGQSLETV, via the coding sequence TTGAAAACCCTGTTGCACCGCTTGCGGAGTGGGCGCAACCCGCACAACGAGACCCGCCTGCACCTCGCCAAAATGGTGAAAACCCATGGTTTCTCCATCGGCTCGTACTCCTACGGTCGTCCGAAAGTGCGGTTCCCGGAAGCTGGGCGGCACCTTACGATCGGCCGGTATTGTTCCATCGCCGACAGGGTCGAGATCCTCCTCGGCGGCGGCCACCGCCTCGACTGGGTAACCACCTATCCCTTCGCGGCCATGGCGGGACTCTGGCCGGGGGTGGAGGCGCCGGCCGATTATCATTCCTCGCGCGGCGACGTGACCATCGGCAACGACGTCTGGCTCGGCTCAGGCTGCATGATCCTGTCCGGCGTCACCATCGGGCACGGCGCCGTGGTGGGGGCTCACGCCGTCGTGAGCCGGGATGTGCCGCCCTACGCGATCGTCGCCGGCAATCCCGCGCGGGTGATCCGCCACCGCTTCGATCCGGAGCATGTGGCGGCCTTGCTGGACACGGCGTGGTGGGACCTGCCCCCCGAGGCGGTACGCGCTCTGGTGCCCTTGCTCCAGAGCGACCGTATCGGCGATCTCATCGCGGCGGCGCGAACGGCCAGGGCGGGGCAATCGCTCGAAACCGTGTGA
- the dme gene encoding NAD-dependent malic enzyme has translation MGDNMSDDLKSGALVYHRLPRPGKLEIQATKPLGNQRDLALAYSPGVAAACMAIYDDPQEAATLTIRQNLVAVLTNGTAVLGLGNIGPLASKPVMEGKAVLFKKFAGIDVFDIEVDQNDVGKLVDVVCSLEPTFGGINLEDIKAPECFEVEEQCRARMNIPVFHDDQHGTAIIVAAAVLNALEFAGKQLSDVRIVTSGAGAAALACLNLLVSLGARVENITVTDIKGVVYKGRAELMDRWKDVYAKETEARTLAEVIPGADVFIGLSAGGVLKPEYLEKMAEKPLIMALANPYPEIMPDLAQAKRPDAMICTGRSDFPNQVNNVLCFPYIFRGALDVGATSINEEMKKAAVKAIAALARETPSDVVARAYGGEARPFGPHSLIPSPFDPRLILRIAPAVAQAAMDSGVAGRPLENIQAYADSLDRFVHRSGFIMKPIFTKAKENPKRVLYAEGEDERVLRAAQAIVEDHVARPILVGRPRVIETRIKRFGLSIRQGTDFDLIDPEDDPRYRDYVATYLEVAGRRGITPDAARTLVRTNNTVIGAIAVRRGEADALICGLEGRFETRLRVIRDVIGLAPGVLDFAAMSLIVTKEGAYFLADTHVRPDPSAEEIADVAVACAGHVARFGLTPKIALLSHSDFGQSDSRSAQKMRAALGLIQGRRPDLQVDGEMQADTALSGLIRDRVLPGSPLKGSANVLIFPNLDAANIAFQFSKVLADALPVGPLLIGPARPAHILSPSVTARGIVNVTAAAVVEAQASAVAPTSASVEPGLTPLSE, from the coding sequence ATGGGCGACAACATGTCCGACGATCTCAAATCCGGAGCCCTCGTCTACCACCGCCTACCCCGGCCCGGAAAGCTCGAGATCCAGGCGACGAAGCCGTTGGGGAACCAGCGCGACCTGGCGCTGGCCTATTCCCCCGGCGTCGCCGCGGCCTGCATGGCGATCTACGACGACCCGCAGGAGGCCGCCACCCTCACCATCCGCCAGAACCTCGTGGCGGTGCTCACCAACGGCACCGCCGTGCTCGGCCTCGGCAATATCGGCCCCCTCGCCTCGAAGCCGGTGATGGAGGGCAAGGCGGTCCTGTTCAAGAAGTTTGCCGGGATCGACGTGTTCGACATCGAGGTGGACCAGAACGACGTCGGCAAGCTGGTGGACGTGGTCTGCTCCCTGGAGCCGACCTTCGGCGGCATCAATCTCGAGGACATCAAGGCACCCGAGTGCTTCGAGGTCGAGGAGCAGTGCCGGGCACGGATGAACATCCCGGTCTTCCACGACGACCAGCACGGCACCGCGATCATCGTGGCGGCGGCCGTCCTCAACGCCCTGGAATTCGCCGGCAAACAGCTCTCCGACGTCCGCATCGTCACCTCGGGCGCGGGCGCCGCGGCGCTCGCCTGCCTCAACCTGCTGGTGTCGCTCGGCGCCCGGGTCGAGAACATCACCGTCACCGACATCAAGGGCGTGGTCTACAAGGGCCGCGCCGAACTGATGGACCGCTGGAAGGACGTCTACGCCAAGGAGACCGAGGCCCGGACGTTGGCCGAGGTCATTCCGGGCGCCGACGTGTTCATCGGCCTCTCGGCCGGCGGCGTCCTGAAGCCGGAATACCTGGAGAAGATGGCCGAGAAGCCGCTGATCATGGCGCTCGCCAACCCCTATCCGGAAATCATGCCGGATCTGGCGCAGGCGAAGCGCCCCGACGCGATGATCTGCACCGGGCGCTCGGATTTCCCGAACCAGGTCAACAACGTCCTGTGCTTCCCCTACATCTTCCGCGGTGCCCTCGATGTCGGCGCCACCTCGATCAACGAGGAGATGAAGAAGGCCGCCGTGAAGGCGATCGCCGCGCTGGCCCGCGAGACTCCGTCCGACGTGGTCGCCCGCGCCTATGGCGGCGAGGCCCGGCCCTTCGGCCCGCATTCGCTGATTCCGAGCCCTTTCGATCCGCGCCTGATCCTGCGGATCGCCCCCGCCGTGGCGCAGGCCGCGATGGATTCGGGCGTCGCCGGCCGGCCGCTGGAGAACATCCAGGCCTACGCCGACAGTCTCGACCGCTTCGTCCACCGCTCCGGTTTCATCATGAAGCCGATCTTCACCAAGGCGAAGGAGAACCCCAAGCGCGTCCTCTACGCGGAGGGTGAGGACGAGCGCGTGCTGCGCGCCGCCCAGGCCATCGTCGAGGATCATGTGGCCCGCCCCATCCTGGTGGGACGCCCGCGCGTGATCGAGACCCGGATCAAGCGCTTCGGCCTGTCGATCCGGCAGGGCACCGATTTCGACCTGATCGATCCCGAGGACGATCCGCGCTACCGCGACTATGTCGCGACCTATCTCGAAGTCGCCGGGCGTCGCGGGATCACGCCGGATGCCGCGCGCACTCTGGTGCGCACCAACAACACGGTGATCGGCGCCATCGCCGTGCGCCGGGGCGAGGCGGACGCGCTGATATGCGGCCTGGAGGGCCGGTTCGAGACGCGCCTGCGGGTGATCCGCGACGTGATCGGCCTTGCGCCGGGCGTGCTCGATTTCGCGGCCATGAGCCTCATCGTCACCAAGGAAGGTGCTTACTTCCTCGCCGACACCCATGTCCGGCCCGATCCCAGCGCGGAGGAGATCGCCGACGTGGCGGTGGCCTGCGCCGGCCACGTGGCGCGCTTCGGCCTTACTCCGAAGATCGCCCTCCTCAGCCATTCGGATTTCGGCCAGTCCGATTCCCGCTCGGCCCAGAAGATGCGCGCGGCCTTGGGCCTGATCCAGGGCCGCCGGCCGGACCTCCAGGTGGATGGCGAGATGCAGGCCGACACCGCCCTGTCGGGCCTGATCCGCGACCGGGTGCTGCCGGGCTCGCCCCTCAAGGGCTCTGCCAACGTCCTGATCTTCCCCAATCTCGACGCGGCCAACATCGCCTTCCAGTTCTCCAAGGTCCTGGCCGACGCCCTGCCCGTGGGTCCGCTGCTGATCGGCCCGGCCCGGCCCGCCCACATCCTGTCGCCGTCGGTGACGGCGCGCGGCATCGTCAACGTCACCGCCGCGGCGGTGGTGGAGGCGCAGGCGAGCGCCGTCGCGCCGACGAGCGCGTCGGTGGAGCCCGGTCTGACGCCCCTCTCCGAATAG
- the amdA gene encoding Acetamidase: MCRGDDPNCTHFAEHRRRFLGDLAPERRAFLKSGFVATGGAAAMAAGGLSLVGPALAQTSAKGIQQTAHYHLPATAETVHWGYFSKLLKPQVEISSGDYVTIETLTHHANDDAERMVTGDPGAESVFLWTKDRKGVARRGAGPETGPLGPGGGLGVHICTGPVAIRGAEPGDVLEVRILDVAPRPCANPAFKGRSFGSNAAAWWGYHYKDMITGDRAREVITIYEVDASGARDWAKAVYNFRWPGVTDPFGVAHPTIDYPGIPVDHTKTQRNFDVLKGVRVPIRPHFGTMGLAPKEADMVNSIPPSYTGGNIDNWRIGKGATMYYPVAVPGALFSVGDPHASQGDSELCGTAIECSLTGTFQFVLHKKADLAGTALETLDFPMIETSEDWVLSGFSYPNYLADLGPDAQSEIFSKSSIDLAMRDAFRKMRSFLMQAKGLTEDEAISLMSIAVDFGITQVVDGNWGVHAIVKKAIFSDRPS; this comes from the coding sequence ATGTGCCGTGGTGACGATCCGAACTGCACGCATTTCGCCGAGCATCGCCGCCGTTTCCTCGGCGACCTCGCGCCCGAGCGGCGGGCCTTCCTCAAGAGCGGCTTCGTCGCCACCGGGGGGGCGGCGGCAATGGCGGCCGGCGGCCTGTCCCTCGTCGGCCCCGCGCTGGCGCAGACGAGCGCCAAGGGCATCCAGCAGACGGCGCATTATCACCTGCCGGCCACCGCCGAGACCGTCCATTGGGGCTATTTCTCGAAGCTGCTGAAGCCCCAGGTCGAGATTTCGTCCGGCGACTACGTCACCATCGAGACTCTGACCCACCACGCCAACGACGATGCCGAGCGCATGGTGACGGGCGATCCCGGCGCCGAGAGCGTGTTCCTTTGGACCAAGGACAGGAAAGGCGTCGCCCGCCGCGGCGCCGGGCCGGAGACCGGCCCCCTCGGACCGGGCGGGGGGCTCGGCGTCCACATCTGCACCGGCCCGGTGGCGATCCGCGGCGCGGAGCCCGGCGACGTGCTGGAGGTGCGCATCCTCGACGTGGCGCCCCGCCCCTGCGCCAACCCCGCCTTCAAGGGCCGCAGCTTCGGCAGTAACGCCGCCGCCTGGTGGGGCTATCACTACAAGGACATGATCACCGGCGACCGGGCGCGCGAGGTCATCACCATCTACGAAGTCGATGCGAGCGGCGCCCGCGACTGGGCGAAGGCGGTGTACAATTTCCGCTGGCCGGGAGTCACCGATCCGTTCGGCGTGGCGCATCCCACCATCGATTATCCGGGCATTCCCGTCGACCACACCAAGACGCAGCGCAATTTCGACGTGCTCAAGGGCGTGCGTGTGCCGATCCGCCCGCATTTCGGCACGATGGGCCTCGCGCCCAAGGAGGCCGACATGGTGAACTCGATTCCCCCGAGTTACACCGGCGGCAACATCGACAACTGGCGCATCGGCAAGGGCGCGACGATGTACTATCCCGTCGCGGTGCCGGGCGCCCTGTTCTCGGTGGGCGATCCGCATGCCAGCCAGGGCGATTCCGAACTCTGCGGCACCGCCATCGAGTGCTCGCTCACTGGCACCTTCCAGTTCGTCCTGCACAAGAAGGCGGATCTCGCCGGCACGGCCCTCGAGACCCTCGATTTTCCGATGATCGAGACGTCCGAGGATTGGGTGCTCTCGGGCTTCAGCTACCCGAATTACCTCGCCGATCTCGGCCCCGACGCGCAGAGCGAGATCTTCTCCAAATCCTCCATCGACCTCGCCATGCGCGACGCCTTCCGCAAGATGCGGTCCTTCCTGATGCAGGCAAAGGGGCTGACGGAGGACGAGGCGATCTCGCTGATGTCCATCGCCGTCGATTTCGGCATCACCCAGGTGGTGGACGGCAATTGGGGCGTCCATGCCATCGTCAAGAAAGCGATTTTTTCCGACAGACCGTCCTGA